The Microtus pennsylvanicus isolate mMicPen1 chromosome 14, mMicPen1.hap1, whole genome shotgun sequence DNA window cacacacacacacacacacacacacacacacacacacacacacaaagataaggtcttatgtagcccaggctggttttgaacagctagggatacacagagaaaccctgtctcgaaacacacacacacacacacacacacacacacacacacaaagataaggtcttacgtagcccaggctggctttgaactcactacatagccaaggTTCACCTTAGATTTCTGATTCTCCGGCCTCCAcatcttgagtgctgagattccagcATGTGCCCACATACCTGGTTTGTCACCCTGATTAGGCAGTACTGAGGATCATGGTAGAGCATCGTGTATGTGAAGTAAGCATATTGCCAACTGAGCCCTAGCCCCAGCCCTATAAGGGCCTTTATAGATTCACACTGTAAAGTTAGACATCCATCTGCTGACAGTTTCTTCTTGTGAAGTGTGTCGGAGGGAGGGCCCTACTTTTCTATAGATCCACTGAAGGACATGTCCACGGTACCTGGCCTttgtcccctccctgcctctggtgCCTTCCTGTGCATTTTCTCCCTCTGCCCTATAGTGTATCAGTGTGCCTCCTGCATAGACGCTGTCACTCACATCCCATCCAGGTTACGTCACACCTTAGCTTATTCTCAGCGCAGCGTCACCCAGCTTCCACACAGTCTCCCTTTTAAACCTTCCCCCGGGTACCCTTGCTGCTGGACTGGACCAGTGATCACTCCTCCTAGTGTGGAAATGTCTAGAAGAGATCACAAAATGTTCCTGTAATGTTTGGGGGCCAGCTTCCACTTTCTGCACAAGAACCTGGATAAGGACAGACAGGCCCAGCACAGAATCTAAGTAAAAGTGGTAAAAATTTAATTAGTTAAAAacaagtggggggtgggggtgtggttAGGGTCAGCATCGCTTCTAGGAGCCAAGAACTGAACCTGTGGGAGAGGTACCCCAGAGGCCCCCTGTACATAGCCCACCATGCTTTCAAGCTGCTGAGCCCAGAGTCCTCTGCCTAGCACCAGGACAACTTCTAGCCGGTGTTGGTAGCTCAGAGATCTGCAGGGCATAGAGTCTCCATCTGTACCTGCTCTAGAGGCATCTCCAGATCAGAGCCACCTGAGGGGCATGCTGTTCTGGGAGCCCAGGAAAGGGGTTCAGAGGAGGAGAGGTCTTTAGAAGGGCCATCCATGAAGTCAGCATCAGAGGCCCAAAGGGAGCAAGAAAGCCGCAGCTGTACGCAGCCAGGGAGAAGGCTCAGGACACAGGCAGGCTGGGCTTGCAGAAGCAGTTCCTCTGAAGTTCAGCTCTCATCAGTGCTGGAGGGATAGACAAGCAGGGGAGCCTCGGACTCGGCACCTAGGGAACAAGCAGAGGAGTAGATGCATAAAACCTTCACAGAGAGTACCAGGGGCAGGAGTCCGGAGGGCTACCAAGACCTAGAGAAGACCCAGGAGGTCTAGTGAATCCCTGCAGAACTGGGTGCTGGACCCAAAGACTGTGCCCCAACCAGTCCAGCTCCAGCTCTGCCCATGCGCTGCTACCAAGCTGGAGGAGATGCCCACTGTAGGTCTTCCTGGGCCTACACCACAGAGCACTCTGGTGTGAATCAACTTGAGAGGTTCTAGTCTGATCACTGCTATCCCGGTGCTCTGTGGTCTGAGAGCCTGCATTCCCACACCCCAAGCCTGTGTGCTTAGCTGTGAAGTGGAACCCCGATCATGCGGCATTGTTTCCACGCTGGGAGGTGACTCCAATTCAGTGAGGTCCTGTGCTTACTGTCAGTTCACAGTGCTTATGTCCAAAGGAGAAGGGTGACAGGTAGCCACACAAGGAACACTCAGGAAGAGTGACCAGCACTATCTTCCTATATAGAGGGAAAGCCTGCTGGCGTCAGTCTTACCGACATAGCCGTCCAGCTTTAGGACCAGTTGCTCCAGGGAGCCAGTCTGCAAGAGAGGGAACTGCCATCAGGATCGATCCTAGGTGGCACACCTCTAGCCAGCTCTAAGACACCTATTCAGACTTAAGGTAGCAGAAAGGGGCAAGGGGATCTGGTCTGTGAATTCTGTAGCCAGAGGGAAGTATTACTTCCACGCATGCCCCACTGGGCAGAGGTCCCCAGTGTGTGCTTGGAggcattctctccctccctctgtcctatCCTCCATAGGATTAATAACTTCCTCCTGAGTAGGGAGGcaaataacaaaaacatcttcaagaactccctgaaactgaccagggGAAGTGGAGCCAAGCAGCAAAGACATTCAGACAAGAGAAGCCACTCAGGAAAGTAGAAACCAGCCAAGCTGTCTGGAAGTTTTAAACCGCCTAAGGCACCTGGAATGGATgctctccaacctgttgagctgcctgcaggctgtgtagTGTGCTCCGGGGCCCCCAGCTTTTGTGAGCGACCGGTCTGTCACCCCTGCTGGAGTGGaccttggtgatgcagctgtctttgagtcatttctgccccTGTGTTCCCTCACCTATATTCCTGTAAGGAACCCCAGTAAGACTCATTGATTCACCAAGATGAACTTTTTGGTCCATTGAGGGTTCCCTATCTAGGGTGAATAGACTAGTCCCAGGAAAAGGTTTGTCACAcaacaatccccccccccccaaatcctccACTAAAAATGAACCTTGTTAGAGCCCTTGAAGGAAGATTTGAATGAGAGATTAGAATTTCCCTGGGGAGAGCTGTCCCAACCCCCCCCCCGCACCCCATCAGGAGAGTGGCCCCTATACCACACCTGGGCAACAGAGCAGAGCTGGCCATGAAGGTGTAGGTGtgagagagctgaccctgaggacccaaaagcaggagagagagctggCCCGCCCTTTGCTCATCCCTGCAAGGGGTGAACTCATCAGGACAATGCAGGAGCACTCCCCCTAGTGGTGAGGACAAAGGAAAACTGGCAAGCTGACGAAGCCTGCAACCACCCAGGCTCGGAACAAGGGATCTGTTTTggctcaccccaacatccaccctatctgtgatctgctggagcacataaAGGGTCCTTTGGATTTCCACAACACATGGTTTAATAGCAGGATAACTCAGTGAGGGCTCAACATggatggtgtagcagaaaccagaccaatgactatGCAGTGAACACTCACAAGGAAAGATATGTGGACGAAAGATAtgtgtgtcacactgcagcttccaggaGGAGATTGATTTTTTctcccccccctttctcttttttctcttaaattttattttgaggggAAGGTTACAAGGGCTGAGGATGGATACAAAGGAATGGggaatgaatgggatggagatacatgatgtaaaagacaaagaataaatgaaggagagaaaaataaagaaacctccCTGGGGTGAGACAGGAtgattcccccacacacacacacacctaccacaGCTTTCACCATGAGGTATAAAACACTTACCTGGATGTGCTGCTCTAATTTCCAGAGATTGTTATCTGATCCCCGGTAAAACATCAAAGATTCTTTCTGCCACATCATAGGAAGACTGAAGAAACTCAAGGGGATGGGGGGAAAACCCATGATGGGGTTCATCTGACATAAGACGATGGTCATAGAGGTGCCAAACTGAAGGGATAGAGAGGAGAGGGACATTAGGGGCAGATTCTGTCAGCCATGCCTGGGTTCTGGCCGAGCGTTTGTGCGCAAAGGGCAAGATCAGAGGTATATTGTTCCAACAACCCTAACCATAGCCTTGTCTCCAACACTCAGGTCTTCCCCAGGACCTGGGATGTCTGGTGCTCTTCTGCCCTCATCCCAACTGTGTCCCCAACACGGTAGCCACAGTCTCCAGCCACATAGCGTCTTTCACTGGTACTGGATTTGGGGCTCCAGCTCAGCCATTTCCAGAGTTTTAAAAATTCTCCtttgaaggggggaggaccttggacttcccacagggcagggaatccggactgctcttcagactcaagagggagggggaatggagtgggaggagggggagaggagtgtggagaggggaagaggagttggggggagggggagaggagtgggaggagggggagggaaatgggaggcagggaggaggcagaaattttttcaacaaaaaaataaataaaaacattatgcaTTATATACCAGTACTGAACTATTGCCAAGCAAACTATATTAAAAAATGTAACAATTATgttccaataaaaaaaagaattaaaaaaatctccTTTGAAAAAATAAGACATATTGGGAGAAGAgtccaaaaataagaatatagaaatgtagattccagaaataagaatgtagaaataaagaaatagaaagttgtaagcctaggaaaAGGAGAACAGAccgtcagcagctttctcagcagcttcaggattaacaataacaacagtgggttactttgctttacaacccatagctctgtcTGTAAGACTGAAGTGACCCTCTGAAAACTGAGAGTCAGCTTTTAGATAACCCCCGGTCCCTCATGACCAGCAACTGATGTGAGCCGAGTTAGCTTTTAAATGACGGGATGTACCTGACTTGTTGGCTGTGCAGTTTCCCATACCCTTCCCTGCTATGCAAAACTGGCAGTAGCAGGGGTTGTGTAGAGCTTTGGCAAACACCATCAGAACGTATCAAAAGATGACAATGggctaaatacaaacactagttttaaaaaaattgttaatgGAAATTGTAAAAAAGGCAATTTGTATCacagttttaccttgagattgtaaaaagcCTTTTGTTCATGCCcaatgcttgcttcttgccatTAAAAGGGGCGTTCTAACACAGTCCAGGGACACCGCCTTACAAGTCCATTTCTGGCTGTGggctcagctagctgataagctttctgtgccccatggagatttatttttttaattttttttcctggaataaagtttgtttCTGGTGTAATAGACTTTGGTGGCCTGTCCCCTATCTTTGCAcaacaccccaccaccaccaccccaccccagcactggggagctgaCTCCATAGGTTATGTATGAATTTCCGACACCCATGTTAAAAGCCACAGTCATACATGTGCCACCAGTGCTGTGGAAaactgagacagggggatcacTGGGGTTTCCTGGCTGCCAGTCTAGCTCCAGATTTGGGGAAAGATGCTGATCCAGGGGAATAAGTTGGAGCCTGGTTCACCAGGACattcaactccccccccccccccggcctggGGCAATGAGTTTACCAAAAGAAATGCAGTGTAGTCTTGAAGGTGAACTTCATGTGCCTTTAATAAATGCAAAACATAAACCTGAGTCAACATAGAAAGctacaaagtgaaaaaaaatcactctagccagacgtggtggcgcacacctttaatcccagcactcagaagacagaggcaagcagatctctgagttggaggccagcctggaacacatagtgagttccaagacagccaggactgtcacacagagaaaccctgtctcgaaaaaacaaacaaacacaaaaagaaagaagttgcTGTAAACCATAACCAAATGGCAGACATGGCCACCGAGCAGAAAGTTTGCCAGATTCCCTACCAGTGTCCTCCTGTCTCCCTGAGAAATGCCCACATTCTTCTTCACTTGTCACAGGGTGGCAGATCACTTCCTTCCTTGTCACCCTGACAAGGTCTCACAAAACCCTCTGTCTGTATTCTGACTTTAGGGTGAGAGGGAAGGGAGCTAGCCACCAAGGGCCTATGCTGACTTGCCTGCTTCTgtagtaaataaagttttatttgaaaCTACCATTGTCTCTGGATGCTTCGCACTAAGGTGGCACAGGGAGTGTGCCCAAGTCCTCAGTGCCTGCAAAATGAAACACCTCCCTCTGAGGCCTCTGAAAGGTCTGCTGATCCTTGCTGAGATCATGAGAGAAGATCCTGTCCCAACCTGCAACTGTATGTgggaactcacacacacacacacacacacacactcacacacacacatacacacactcacgcatacaaactcacacacacatacacacacacacatacacacattcacgcatacacactcacacacatacacacacactcacgcatacacactcacacacacatacacacacacatacacacacacatacacacactcatgcatacacactcacacacacatacacacacacgtacacactcacacacacatacacacactcatgcatacacactcacacacacatacacacacacgtacacactcacacacacatacacacattcacacacacactcacacacacatacacacactcacgcactcactcacactcatgcacactcatatGCACGCATTCTTACACACTCACATGAGAGTGAGTGTGAGAGCGTGTGAGAGTGGAATAtctatgaggtgtgtgtgtggtgcgtgtgtgtggtgtgtgtatatgtgccagCCTAGAAAGGCCAAAGGAGGACTCAGGTGTCTGCTCCCTCCCTTATGCCTCTGAAGGAGGGTCTCTGACCACGTCCCCGCAGCCAACAAGGCCCCAGTGGCTTTTTATGTGGCTGCTTGGATCCTAACTCGGGCTCataggttttgggttttgtttttttttttttaagatttatttctttgcttatttattgGTGTACttattttagacaggatctctgtgTAGATAGTTTAGAACTGGCTACCTGGgccaatctggccttgaacttactgtgtgtgtgtgtgtgtgtgtgtgtgtgtgtgtgtgtgtgtggtgtaatgtaaCAATGCAACCTATATCTTCATACCCTaacagaggggggggggagggaaggagggagggaggaagaactaggagggaataaaggaagaaagaaaggagacagagaagtaCAATGCTGGGCCTGGTGTTGCAACCAAACcattcaggaggccgaggcaggaggctCACGAGTTCCCATCCCACctgaactacaaagtgagttcaagcgCCACTCTAGGGGACCCTTCCTGTGGATGTGCCACTTAGCAGCAGCTTTCCCTGGGGGCCTCAGCGTCATTTTTTTCACTGCAGCCCTCAGATTCCCCTCCCTTTAAACTCAGCTATTCAAGGATCTCTTGTGGTTGCTGCACTTGCCCGTCTAGGCACACTCGGAACCAACAGCTACAGTAACCCAAGTCCACTGGGGTCATTGGATTCAATTGACTACGTTTACATTGTAACAGAATTCTTTCctgcgtctttttttttttaactgttaccATACTTTACTTGgtaaaggtttaaagaaaaatatttattacttgaagtttttttttttatggtgctACAGGTAAATTACCCCTTTGTAAggtttcaaacctgggacaaacTGAGGtctattaacatatcaaagtcGGCACCAGATGAAGGGAAAAAGGGGAATGAAGAAGGGCAGCCGACTACTCCTAGGTGTGGAGAAGGTGGTTTATTGTTGAAAACAAGGAGAGcaaagccagaggcagggacatctgggagagtccagagtgaactTGACTGGGAGCCTGGCCACttgaggagaggacagagaggaggggacaggagagaggAGATGCCTACCAAGTTACATGGCCTGAGCCAAGAGACTGGCATAGCcaaaatggctgagttatataGGGGCAGGAGGA harbors:
- the LOC142835225 gene encoding protein TCL1B2-like translates to MAASPPVSSPPPEFRNPPPLFLNRQRPGLYVDENQRFWMVSDLSFTPGLFPVQPTLLRFGTSMTIVLCQMNPIMGFPPIPLSFFSLPMMWQKESLMFYRGSDNNLWKLEQHIQTGSLEQLVLKLDGYVGAESEAPLLVYPSSTDES